A single window of Flavobacterium sp. 140616W15 DNA harbors:
- a CDS encoding efflux RND transporter periplasmic adaptor subunit: MKKSKLIIIIIIGVLLIGCIGYFIFHKEDSSVALITEKPHYGDIATSVTATGKIQPVDTVAVGTQVSGTIQKVFVDFNSVVKKGQLLAQIDQSLFLAQVEQITANLQLAKSNLSYQSSNYNRQTELYKAGGISRADFETARNQYEVARDNVNSVGAQLKSAKKNLSFTDILSPIDGTVLSRKVSEGQTVAASLNTPTLFSIAKDLTKMQVQASVDEADVGNVKVGENASFTVDAFPDDVFTGTVIEVRLQPAISSNVVTYTTIINAPNDALKLKPGMTANIIIYTKEVKNALLISAKAIAFQPDSTLGKQFKIRKMFLGNNKGKKSRGNSKSETARKPQKDSIDHKKAIVWKRVGDSLLPLHIKIGLDDDVNVQILKGITEQDEIITGVNTVKQSKNSKATEQSPFMPKRGGGGSGKK, translated from the coding sequence ATGAAAAAAAGTAAATTAATAATTATCATCATCATTGGGGTATTACTTATAGGATGTATAGGATACTTTATTTTTCATAAAGAAGATAGCTCTGTGGCATTGATTACCGAAAAGCCTCATTATGGAGATATAGCAACTAGTGTAACCGCAACAGGAAAAATTCAACCAGTGGATACCGTTGCAGTAGGAACTCAGGTTTCGGGTACGATACAAAAGGTGTTTGTAGATTTTAATTCAGTTGTAAAAAAAGGGCAATTACTTGCGCAAATAGATCAGTCATTATTTCTTGCACAAGTAGAGCAAATAACAGCCAATTTGCAATTAGCAAAGAGTAATCTAAGTTATCAATCATCTAATTACAATAGACAAACAGAATTATATAAAGCAGGAGGAATCAGTAGGGCCGATTTTGAAACTGCAAGAAATCAATATGAAGTCGCAAGAGATAATGTAAATAGCGTTGGCGCACAGCTTAAATCAGCGAAGAAGAATCTTTCGTTTACCGATATTTTATCTCCAATTGATGGTACTGTTTTATCTAGAAAAGTAAGTGAGGGACAAACAGTAGCTGCGAGTTTAAATACTCCAACATTATTTAGTATAGCCAAAGATCTTACTAAAATGCAAGTTCAGGCATCAGTTGATGAGGCTGATGTTGGGAATGTTAAAGTAGGAGAAAATGCTAGTTTTACAGTCGATGCTTTTCCTGATGATGTCTTTACGGGAACTGTAATAGAAGTGCGTTTGCAGCCTGCTATTTCTTCAAATGTAGTTACTTATACGACTATTATCAACGCTCCTAATGATGCTTTAAAGCTAAAGCCAGGAATGACAGCCAATATTATTATTTATACCAAAGAGGTAAAAAATGCATTGCTTATTTCGGCGAAAGCAATTGCTTTTCAGCCTGATTCTACATTAGGAAAGCAATTTAAAATTAGAAAAATGTTTCTAGGAAACAATAAGGGAAAGAAGTCTAGAGGAAATTCGAAAAGCGAAACTGCTAGGAAGCCACAAAAAGACAGTATCGATCATAAAAAAGCTATTGTATGGAAGAGAGTAGGAGATTCATTGTTGCCCTTACATATAAAGATAGGGTTAGATGATGATGTTAATGTTCAAATATTAAAAGGAATCACTGAGCAAGATGAAATTATTACCGGAGTCAATACAGTAAAACAATCTAAAAATTCTAAAGCAACAGAACAAAGTCCGTTTATGCCAAAACGTGGCGGTGGTGGATCAGGAAAAAAATAA
- a CDS encoding TolC family protein: protein MRSFMINTLMAILIIHAAHSTAQTIESNQLPTVWNLEQCIAYSKQQNIQINTLRLTTKSTEQDLLLSKAAKYPNLLGNASQTFTNAKNADPVVGGFQTQSSFAGNYSLGSSMVIYNGGYLNNDVRQKELFIKSAQFNADAAQNDITILITQSYLTILLAKENSIYLNEIVTTSKAQLKLGELKYNAGSIAKKDFVLLKAQLATDNYNLVVSQNNERQNTLTLKQLLQLPSGYNLNIQKPEDLAAAFPVINLEDAQKIALEQRPEIKSSLLEKEAADLELLKAKASFKPTLTASGTLASGYSDNLSTSFASQLDNNFYQRVGLSLSVPVFNNRIARTNVEKSKIAIDQSKLDLTNTETVLSQKVEQAYINVLNAQSQFTAADEQLEANTENYRIANEQLRLGGINTVDYLQEKNLYVQAFQNFIQAKYNAVVSLKIYDFYRGDPIKL, encoded by the coding sequence ATGAGGTCATTTATGATAAATACTTTAATGGCGATTTTGATTATTCATGCTGCTCATAGTACAGCTCAAACTATTGAATCAAATCAACTGCCTACAGTATGGAATCTGGAACAATGTATTGCTTATTCAAAGCAACAGAACATTCAAATTAATACATTACGTTTAACAACTAAATCTACAGAACAAGATTTATTGTTATCAAAAGCAGCAAAGTATCCTAATCTTTTAGGTAATGCTTCACAGACCTTCACTAATGCAAAAAATGCAGATCCAGTAGTTGGAGGATTTCAGACCCAGTCTAGTTTTGCAGGTAATTATTCTTTAGGATCATCAATGGTTATATACAATGGAGGTTATTTAAATAATGATGTCAGACAGAAAGAATTATTTATAAAATCGGCACAATTTAATGCCGATGCTGCTCAGAATGATATTACAATACTAATTACACAGTCTTATTTAACTATCCTTTTGGCAAAAGAAAATAGTATATATTTAAATGAAATTGTAACGACTTCAAAAGCACAGCTCAAGTTAGGAGAGTTAAAATATAATGCAGGGAGCATTGCAAAGAAAGACTTTGTTTTATTAAAAGCACAACTAGCAACGGATAATTATAATTTGGTTGTTTCTCAGAACAACGAACGTCAAAATACATTAACATTAAAGCAGTTATTACAGCTTCCGTCAGGATACAATTTAAATATTCAGAAGCCTGAAGATTTAGCTGCTGCTTTTCCTGTGATTAATTTAGAGGATGCTCAAAAAATAGCGTTAGAACAAAGACCTGAAATTAAAAGTAGTTTACTAGAAAAAGAGGCAGCTGATTTGGAGTTATTAAAAGCTAAAGCTAGTTTTAAACCAACACTTACCGCAAGTGGTACATTGGCTTCGGGATATTCAGATAATCTGAGCACTTCATTTGCGTCACAATTAGATAATAATTTTTATCAACGTGTAGGACTTTCTTTGTCTGTTCCAGTGTTTAATAATCGGATAGCAAGAACAAATGTCGAAAAATCCAAGATAGCAATAGATCAATCCAAGTTAGATCTTACGAATACTGAAACAGTACTTTCTCAAAAGGTAGAACAAGCGTATATTAATGTACTTAATGCTCAATCTCAGTTTACTGCAGCCGATGAACAACTTGAAGCCAATACAGAGAATTATCGTATAGCAAATGAACAATTAAGATTGGGAGGAATTAATACTGTAGATTATCTCCAAGAGAAGAATTTGTATGTTCAGGCATTTCAGAATTTTATTCAAGCAAAATATAATGCTGTAGTGAGTTTAAAAATATATGATTTCTATAGAGGAGATCCAATCAAACTATAA
- the mgtA gene encoding magnesium-translocating P-type ATPase — protein MESKSDVENSFWNLSIDDAYHKMNASSNGLNDSEVTQRLKQYGPNTLKNNANTSMFILFLSQFKSPITILLIVAAILSAGLGDISDTLIILCIILLSSLLGFWQEKGAANAVKELLKMVRLQCRVVRNGISKEVAVEEIVPGDVVTLSAGDIIPGDCLILESKELFVDEAAFTGETFPVEKTSGEPLPANTVLSKRSNTLFMGASVISGKASALVMATGKQTEFGKISTNLQLKAPETDFELGIRKFGYLLMEVTLILVIIIFGVNVFLHKPILDSFLFSLALAVGLTPQLLPAIISVNLSTGAKRMAKLQVIVKRLSSIENIGSMNILCSDKTGTITQGKVNLKDTLDIEGKHNDKVLQYAWLNASMQQGFRNPIDEAICLSYKETATIFTAESEIPYDFIRKRLTIVVKGDKGNLAITKGALNSILTICTHAEVSEGKLVDISDSKASIVKQYEALSEAGFRTLGVAYKPVNTTDEFTRDDEKEMIFLGFITLFDPPKPNVQEIISKLSTLGVKLKIITGDNALVAKSLALQVGIKDPKILTGAELQKMNKASLMHQAIGTDIFAEVEPNQKERIISILKSSGNVVGFMGDGINDAPALHTADVGISVDTAVDVAKEAADIVLLSQDLGVLTNGIVEGRKTFTNTMKYIFMATSANFGNMFSMAGASLFLPFLPLLPKQILLTNLLTDFPEMAIATDRVDDLNIQEPQRWDISFIRKFMIVFGLLSSVFDFLMFGILLFIFHAKEKEFQTAWFIESVISATLIVLVVRTRLPFFKSLPGKYLSIATTIIVLFVLILPFTPIAEWFDFVKLPFMIYIWMFLLITIYILSAEIVKHKFYKVMIKKHRKYR, from the coding sequence ATGGAAAGCAAGTCAGATGTAGAAAATAGCTTTTGGAATCTAAGCATAGATGATGCTTATCATAAGATGAATGCAAGTTCGAATGGACTAAATGATTCAGAGGTTACACAAAGGCTCAAGCAGTATGGTCCTAATACTTTAAAGAACAATGCTAATACTTCCATGTTTATACTGTTTCTTTCGCAGTTTAAGAGTCCCATTACCATATTACTTATTGTTGCAGCTATATTATCAGCTGGTTTAGGAGATATTTCAGATACTTTGATTATTCTGTGTATTATATTATTAAGCAGCTTACTTGGTTTTTGGCAGGAAAAAGGAGCAGCAAATGCTGTAAAAGAACTGCTAAAAATGGTTCGTTTACAATGTAGAGTAGTTAGAAATGGAATTTCAAAGGAAGTAGCTGTAGAAGAAATAGTACCTGGTGATGTGGTGACTTTATCGGCAGGGGATATAATTCCTGGAGACTGTCTTATTCTGGAATCTAAGGAATTGTTTGTTGATGAAGCTGCGTTTACGGGAGAAACTTTTCCTGTAGAAAAGACTAGTGGCGAACCGCTTCCTGCTAATACAGTATTGTCTAAAAGAAGCAATACGTTGTTTATGGGGGCCAGTGTTATTAGTGGAAAAGCTTCGGCATTAGTAATGGCAACAGGAAAGCAAACGGAATTTGGAAAAATATCGACTAATCTTCAATTAAAAGCACCCGAAACAGATTTTGAACTTGGAATACGCAAATTCGGATATTTGTTAATGGAAGTTACTTTGATACTTGTAATTATTATTTTTGGTGTGAACGTATTTCTACATAAGCCAATTCTCGATTCGTTCTTATTCTCTCTTGCGCTTGCAGTAGGGCTAACCCCACAGCTTCTTCCTGCAATTATAAGTGTCAATCTTTCTACAGGAGCCAAAAGAATGGCTAAATTACAAGTAATTGTAAAACGGCTGTCTTCGATTGAAAATATTGGAAGTATGAATATTCTTTGTTCTGATAAAACAGGAACAATTACTCAAGGTAAAGTAAATTTAAAAGATACCTTAGATATAGAAGGAAAGCATAATGATAAAGTATTACAATACGCATGGCTCAATGCTTCTATGCAGCAAGGGTTTCGTAATCCTATAGACGAAGCAATATGTTTGTCTTACAAAGAAACAGCAACTATATTTACAGCAGAATCTGAGATTCCTTATGATTTTATTCGAAAACGCTTAACTATAGTAGTAAAAGGAGATAAAGGAAATTTAGCTATTACCAAAGGAGCTTTAAATTCTATATTGACTATTTGTACGCATGCCGAAGTTTCAGAAGGCAAGCTGGTTGATATATCAGATTCTAAGGCATCAATAGTAAAGCAATATGAAGCGTTAAGCGAAGCTGGTTTTAGAACTTTGGGAGTAGCCTATAAACCAGTTAATACTACTGATGAGTTTACTCGTGATGATGAAAAAGAAATGATCTTTTTAGGATTTATTACTTTATTTGATCCTCCAAAACCTAATGTTCAGGAAATAATCAGCAAATTAAGTACGCTAGGGGTAAAACTTAAAATCATTACTGGCGATAATGCGCTCGTGGCAAAAAGTTTGGCATTGCAAGTAGGGATAAAAGACCCTAAGATTCTTACTGGTGCCGAATTGCAAAAAATGAATAAAGCATCATTGATGCATCAGGCAATAGGTACTGATATTTTTGCAGAAGTAGAACCCAATCAAAAAGAACGTATTATTTCTATTTTAAAAAGTAGCGGTAACGTAGTAGGATTTATGGGTGATGGTATTAATGATGCACCTGCATTGCATACTGCTGATGTGGGGATATCTGTAGATACAGCTGTAGATGTAGCCAAAGAAGCTGCAGATATAGTATTGTTGAGTCAGGATTTAGGAGTTTTGACTAATGGTATAGTCGAAGGACGTAAAACATTTACCAATACAATGAAATATATTTTCATGGCTACCAGTGCCAATTTTGGTAATATGTTTAGTATGGCAGGAGCCTCATTATTTCTACCTTTTTTACCCTTGTTGCCAAAGCAGATTTTATTGACCAATCTTTTAACGGACTTTCCTGAAATGGCAATTGCAACAGATCGTGTTGATGATCTCAATATACAAGAACCGCAGCGCTGGGATATTTCTTTTATCCGGAAGTTCATGATTGTTTTTGGGCTGTTAAGCTCCGTTTTTGATTTTTTGATGTTTGGTATTCTATTATTTATTTTTCATGCCAAAGAAAAAGAATTTCAAACGGCATGGTTTATAGAATCGGTGATTTCAGCAACATTAATAGTATTGGTAGTACGAACCAGACTGCCATTTTTTAAGAGTTTACCAGGTAAGTACTTATCTATTGCAACAACAATCATTGTATTGTTTGTTCTCATATTACCATTTACACCAATTGCAGAATGGTTTGATTTTGTAAAATTACCTTTTATGATATACATATGGATGTTTTTATTGATCACTATCTATATCCTATCTGCTGAAATTGTAAAACATAAGTTTTATAAGGTCATGATAAAAAAACATAGGAAGTACCGCTAG
- a CDS encoding LytTR family transcriptional regulator DNA-binding domain-containing protein produces the protein MQIHRLFIVNTHAIQSLTSRMLTMNNGEVLPIGRKYQILLDNLNLLR, from the coding sequence GTGCAAATACACCGATTATTTATTGTAAATACGCATGCTATACAATCACTAACCTCTAGAATGCTGACGATGAATAATGGTGAAGTTTTACCTATTGGAAGGAAATATCAAATTTTGCTTGATAATTTAAATTTATTACGCTAA